The nucleotide sequence GCAGAGCGATCTGGAAAAAGCCGTCGAGTTCGACCAGAGCGCACTCTTCAAGAAAATCTACGAGGAAGAATACGGCACCTTCGGCGGGCACCCGTTCAGCCTGTTGGTGGGCGACTACACCTTCGGCCGCCATCCGCAGGACATCGGCCTGCTGGAGAAACTTTCCAACGTTGCTGCTGCGGCCCACGCACCGTTCATTGCCGCCGCCAGCCCGCGCCTGTTCGACATGACCAGTTTCACCGAACTGGCAGTGCCCCGGGACCTGTCGAAGATCTTCGAGAGCCAGGAGCTGATCAAGTGGCGCTCGTTCCGTGAAAGCGAGGATTCGCGCTACGTGTCCCTGGTGCTGCCGCACTTCCTCCTGCGCCTGCCCTACGGCCCGGACACCCGGCCAGTGGAAGGCATCAACTACGTCGAAGACGTCAATGGCACCGACCACAGCAAGTACCTGTGGGGCAATGCCGCCTGGGCGCTGTCGCAACGCATCACCGAAGCCTTCGCCAAATATGGCTGGTGCGCGGCGATCCGTGGTGCCGAAGGTGGCGGCGCGGTGGAAGGCCTGCCGGCCCATACCTTCCGCACCAGCTCCGGGGACCTGTCACTCAAGTGCCCGACCGAAGTGGCGATCACCGACCGCCGTGAGAAAGAGCTCAACGACCTGGGCTTCATCGCCCTGTGCCACAAGAAAAACAGCGACATCGCGGTGTTCTTCGGCGGCCAGACCACCAACCGGGCCAAGGTCTACAACACCAACGAGGCCAACGCCAACGCACGGATCTCGGCGATGTTGCCCTACGTGCTCGCGGCCTCGCGTTTCGCCCACTACCTGAAGGTGATCATGCGCGACAAGGTCGGCAGCTTCATGACCCGCGACAACGTGCAGACCTACCTCAACAACTGGATCGCCGACTACGTGCTGATCAACGACAACGCGCCCCAGGAGATCAAGGCGCAGTACCCGTTGCGCGAGGCGCGGGTGGACGTGACGGAAGTGGCCGGCAAGCCGGGGGCGTACAAGGCCACGGTGTTCCTGCGACCGCACTTCCAGCTTGAGGAACTGACCGCCTCGATCCGCCTGGTGGCGACCCTGCCGCCACCGGTTGCTGCCTGACGACTGAAACCTGTGGCGAAGATGCTTGTTGTGGCGAGGGGATTTATCCCCGCTGGGGCGCGAAGCGGCCCCAAATCCCGGCAACTCGGTCTATCCGAGAGATTGAGCTGGCTGTTCAAGGGGCTGCTACGCAGCCCAGCGGGGATAAATCCCCTCGCCACAGGGGTTCGGCATTCGTTTCTAGCGGTATTGGGTACCACCTACTTGTCCTCTTCTGGAGTTCCACACAATGGATGCAATCATTCTCGACCTCGGCGGCGACATCAAGGGCGACAGCCTGCTGGAGGGTTTCACGGACAAGATCGAGGTCATGTCCTACAGCCACAACGTGGCGATGCAAGTCACCAACGACGTCAGCAACTCGGAGCGTACCTCCGGCCGGCCGCACATCGGTGAGTTCACCCTGACCAAATTCATCGACAGCTCCACGCCGTCGCTCAACGAATATTGCTGCGCCGGCAAACCGATCCCGCA is from Pseudomonas sp. B21-056 and encodes:
- the tssC gene encoding type VI secretion system contractile sheath large subunit; this translates as MPASSSAQASESTTQTLSLLDKIIAEGRMAHDDSQQDYARDMLAEFATQVLDEGMAIDKDTVAMINDRISQIDRLISAQLNEVLHHPDLQKLEASWRGLHLLVQNTETSTRLKLRLLNVTQKELQSDLEKAVEFDQSALFKKIYEEEYGTFGGHPFSLLVGDYTFGRHPQDIGLLEKLSNVAAAAHAPFIAAASPRLFDMTSFTELAVPRDLSKIFESQELIKWRSFRESEDSRYVSLVLPHFLLRLPYGPDTRPVEGINYVEDVNGTDHSKYLWGNAAWALSQRITEAFAKYGWCAAIRGAEGGGAVEGLPAHTFRTSSGDLSLKCPTEVAITDRREKELNDLGFIALCHKKNSDIAVFFGGQTTNRAKVYNTNEANANARISAMLPYVLAASRFAHYLKVIMRDKVGSFMTRDNVQTYLNNWIADYVLINDNAPQEIKAQYPLREARVDVTEVAGKPGAYKATVFLRPHFQLEELTASIRLVATLPPPVAA